DNA sequence from the Stenotrophomonas sp. 24(2023) genome:
CCGGCAGGCCACGCCGGCAGGCCGCCTGGTGTCGCTGGTGCGCCGCCGCGGTGCCACCGGCCTGCCCGGTGTCGAGGAGATCGTGCTGCCGGATTTTTCCCAGGCCGGGCACCACATCGATGACCTGCGCGGCTTCGACGCGTGCCTGTACTGCGCGGGCGCGCCGCCGATCGGCACCCCGGAACGCGCCTATCGCCATGTCACCGTCGAACTGACCCTGGTCGTGGCGCAGGCCTTCGCCGCGGCCAATCCACACGGCCGCTTCCTGTATGTATCCGGCGCCCAGGCCAATCCCCGCAGCCCGGTGATGCCCCTGCGCATAAAGGGCGAGATCGAACAGGCGCTGGCGGCACTGCCGATCCGCACCGTGGTGCTGCGCCCGGGGGGTGTACGGCCGGTGGCCGGCACCGGCACCGCCCATGCCCTGCTCAAGCCCTTCTACGCCGTGTCGCGGCCACTGATGGCGGTGGCCGAAACGCTGTTCCCAGCACTGGTGGTCAGCAACGAAGCGATCGGCCGCGCCATGCTGGCCCTGGCGCGCAGCGCCAATGCACCGGCACGGGTGGAATGCGCCGACATCCATCACTGGGCGCGTTGACCGGCGACAGGATGCGTCACAAAACGTGGACGAACGCACAGTCCGCCACATTGATTAATCACTTCAGAAAAATCTGATGTCCGCACCGGGGGAGATCAGATGGATCTCCCGTTTGCCTGCGTATCGCCGCACACGAGGATGTGTCCCTCCCTTCACCACCCATCACGCTCTGGCAGTTCCCTGCCCTTGGCGCCGCGCGCTGCGCGCCGCAAGGACACCACAAGACCAACAACGGGAAACTTTCCATGCACTCCACGCTCCGCGCTTCACTGGCTGCTGCCATCACCCTGGCCCTGGCCAGCACCCCCGCCCTGGCCCAGAACGCACCGCGCGTCTGGACCCAGGGCATGACCAACACCGAGCAGTACAGCAGCTTCATCGTCAAATACCGCGACGGCACCACCAAGCGCGCATCGGCCGATGCCGCGCAGGCGCAGCTGGAAGACCGCATCGCCAGCCCGCAGCGCAGCAAGCGCTCGCTCGGCGGCGCTCCCGCCGTGGCCGTGACCCAGCACCGCCGTCTCGGCGTCGGGGCCGACCTGGTGAAGACCGACAAGGCGCTGGACCGCCTGGACGCCGAAGCGCTGATGCAGCGCATCGCCGAGGATCCGGACGTGGAATACGTGCAGCCCAACTACATGATGCGTGCGTCGGCCACCCCGAACGATCCGCGCTATGCCGAGCAGTGGCACTACAGCAACCCCACCAGCGGCGCGCGCCTGCCGGGCGCCTGGGACCGTTCCACCGGCCAGGGCGTGGTGGTGGCGGTGGTTGACAGTGGTTACCTGAACAACGCCGACCTGCAGCCCAACCTGCTGCCGGGCTACGACATGATCTCCTCCACCGCGCCCTACACCGCGGCACAGTGCGCGCAGGCGGGCGCCACCGCCGGCTGCGGCGGTTCCGATGATGGCGATGGCCGCGACAACAATGCCTTCGATGCCTCCGGCGTGGCCCATGGCACCCATGTGGCCGGCACCGTGGCCGCGGTGGGCAACAACAACGTCGGCGTGGCAGGCGTGGCCTACAACGCCCGCGTCGTGCCGGTGCGCGTGCTCGGCAACCAGGGCTTCGGCGGCTCGGCCGACATCATCGACGGCATGCTGTGGGGGGCCGGCATCGCCGTGCCGGGCACCACGGCCAACGCGAACCCTGCCGAGGTGCTCAACCTGAGCCTGGGCGGGCTGCGGGCCTGTTCACCGGCCGAACAGGATGCGATCAACCGCATCGTGGCGCGCGGCACGATCGTGGTGGTCGCCGCCGGCAATGACAACACCAACGTGGCCAATGCCGCACCGGCCAACTGCAACAATGTCATTGCCGTGGCCGCCAACGACCAGGGCGGGCGCCGCGCCTTCTATTCCAACTATGGCGCGCGCATCGACATCACCGCGCCGGGCGGTGAAACCTGGAGCTGCCGTGCCAGCGCCGGCGAATTCCTGCCGCTGAACACGGCCCCCTCGCAGGCCAACTGCGCGCCGATCCGCCAGCACCCTGCACAGGGCGTGCTGTCCACGGTGGGCAACAATGCTTACGACTTCGAGAGTGGTACCTCGATGGCCGCACCGCATATCGCCGGCATCGTGGCGCTGATGCAGTCGGTGGCGCCGGTGCCCAAGACCACCGCGCAGGTGAAGGACATCCTGCGCCGCACCGCACGGCCGATCGCCGCGGCCAACTGCCCCGGCGGCTGCGGCCCGGGCATCGTCGATGCGGCGGCCGCCGTGCAGGCAGCCAGCAACTGACGCCACGGCATGGCGGGCA
Encoded proteins:
- a CDS encoding oxidoreductase, yielding MESPDALRVVVAGASGLVGQGVLRACRQATPAGRLVSLVRRRGATGLPGVEEIVLPDFSQAGHHIDDLRGFDACLYCAGAPPIGTPERAYRHVTVELTLVVAQAFAAANPHGRFLYVSGAQANPRSPVMPLRIKGEIEQALAALPIRTVVLRPGGVRPVAGTGTAHALLKPFYAVSRPLMAVAETLFPALVVSNEAIGRAMLALARSANAPARVECADIHHWAR
- a CDS encoding S8 family serine peptidase is translated as MHSTLRASLAAAITLALASTPALAQNAPRVWTQGMTNTEQYSSFIVKYRDGTTKRASADAAQAQLEDRIASPQRSKRSLGGAPAVAVTQHRRLGVGADLVKTDKALDRLDAEALMQRIAEDPDVEYVQPNYMMRASATPNDPRYAEQWHYSNPTSGARLPGAWDRSTGQGVVVAVVDSGYLNNADLQPNLLPGYDMISSTAPYTAAQCAQAGATAGCGGSDDGDGRDNNAFDASGVAHGTHVAGTVAAVGNNNVGVAGVAYNARVVPVRVLGNQGFGGSADIIDGMLWGAGIAVPGTTANANPAEVLNLSLGGLRACSPAEQDAINRIVARGTIVVVAAGNDNTNVANAAPANCNNVIAVAANDQGGRRAFYSNYGARIDITAPGGETWSCRASAGEFLPLNTAPSQANCAPIRQHPAQGVLSTVGNNAYDFESGTSMAAPHIAGIVALMQSVAPVPKTTAQVKDILRRTARPIAAANCPGGCGPGIVDAAAAVQAASN